The Ziziphus jujuba cultivar Dongzao chromosome 3, ASM3175591v1 region GTACAGCTTTTATGTTACTTTTGCTCATGTATATGTACTGGGCATATATAAGGCGAAATGTTAGAGGTTATAGAAATCAATTACCTAGGAATGCATAATTGCGTATGTCTTTTCTAAATAGTCTGCTAGACAATGATGTTAATTGTATTAGTCAGCttaggatggataggagaacatttgatACTTTATGTCAGTTATTAGACCATGATGGATATGTTAAAAGTGATGGCATTGTTACATTGCAAGAGCAAGTGTGTATATTTCTGCACATAATTGCTCACCATACCAAGAACCGTACAATTATCACTAGATTTTTTAGATCGGGAGAGACAATAAGTCGATATTTCAATTCTGTGTTGCATGGAGTACTGCGCTTACATAAGATTCTGTTGAGCCCTCCAAAACCTATATCAGATAATTGTttggatgatagatggaaagtATTTAAGGTACGTTTGTGGAATAGCttcgttattaatattatagttcAATTAGTTGGAACATTATCTGATGTTAGTAACTTTGTTAATGGcgtagaattgtttgggagcttTAGATGGAACTTACATTAAGGTGAATGTACCAGAAATCGATAAGCCAAGATATCGTACAAGAAAGGGTGAGATAGCcacaaatgttttaggtgtatgtaatccaaatatgaaatttatatttgtattacctggtTGGGAAGGTTCCGCTTCAGATTCAAGAGTACTCCgtgatgcattaagtaggccaaatggGTTAAGAGTACCAACCGGTAAGgctaattatcaaaatttaaattgtagtaaCCAACATTGCATACACTAATAGGagatatgtttttgttttttaggttgctattacttagtggatgctggttatactaatggtgaaggatttcttgcaccatatagaGGAACAAGATATCATCTTTCTGAGTAGAGAGATGGCTGTGCACCCATAAATCACgaagagtatttcaacatgaagcatgcatctgctaggaatgtcatagaaagatgctttggggttcttaaaaagcggtgggcaattttaagaagtccatctttCTATCCTATTGCAACACAAATCAAGATCATTACCGCATGTTGCCTTATACATAATcttattagaagagaaatgataATTGATCCTGGGGAAGTTGAGTTTGATAGGAGTGAAGATGTTGCCGTTAGTACTGACGATGACATTATAGGATCGATTTCTTCCTCGGACCAATGGACTAACTGGAGAGATGATttagctaagcaaatgtttgCTGAGAGGAGATGTCATGGACATTAGTGGTCGCATGTTTTAATGCTCTTGtagatgttttattttatactgtTTGTTAAACATCTTGGATCATTTATATGAAAaccaatttatattatatgccattgttgtcatatgtgaatgatttttccttattttcttgCTGTTATTTGCTTGCTGTTATTGTATTgttgaaatcataaaaatttgtattttaatagaaATGGAAGTTGGAGGTAGCAGTCACGATATCCGAGGGATTGAATCTAGACGTACATGGAGCAAAGGGGAGGAAGATGCTTTGCTGCTTATTTTATATGAGGTTGTAGCTAGTGGGCAGCGGTGTGACACCGGATCATTCAAGCCTGGCACAATTACTATGATTGAGAGGCGAGTGGCTGAGATATGTCCTAATTCGGGCTTGCGAGCAAATCCACACATTGAGTCAAAGCTGAAAAAGTGGAAGAAACAATAcggtataatatatgatatgctAAACAAAAGTGGCTTCGGATGGAATGActctcttaaatgtgtggaCGTTGATAGTGACGAAGTTTggaaagcatatgtgcaggttttgaaaCTTTGGACATCagttttcattgaattttttcacTTGATATATGAAGTtatgtttttctattgtttacaattaaaagtttgtttttttattttagagtaacCTAAGTGCAAAGGTATGGAGAAGTAAACCGTTTCCGCTATATGAGAGGCTTGCTAGTATTTTTGGAAAGGATCGGGCAAcaggacatggagcacaaactccaattgatatgGTCAATGATTTGAATTTGGAGAGTGGAAATGAACAATTTAATGATGTATTTTCTCCAATGTCTGTGAATGAAATCCATAGTGAACCGTCTACCCGACCCAAATTAAGAGGTAAGAGAAAATCTGGAATGAAGGATGATGACATTGTGAGCGCGTTTGGCAATGTAGCagagaaattgtttgataaattggctGCAAAGTTAGATAAATCGGAAGCCAATtatccacaatacttagctatggagctAGACAGGTTAGGCTTCTCTGTTGATGACAATCTCGaaatctctaaggcaatgagattGGATCCATCGAACGTTGAGGTTTTTAAGATTATTAGAACGGATACGCgcaagattgaatttgctagaaaatttttaaattactagGTGTTGCTGTGTATCATATATTTAAGACTATGTATGAGGGGATAATAACTATGAACACTTGGATGTGAACTTTATGGACATATGTTGTATGGTCGTTTATGGACATGTGGTATGGTAATGGatgttagtatttaattatgtatgtaAAGACACTTATATGAAgcatgtgttatgttttagtgTATTAATATGCACCTGATTGAtttagttaattgttattttgtctaattttattattatcttatcatattatgttataatttattataatatgcaGGAACATTAAATGGCAAGGAGAagagtttatgttgtgtttGAAGGTAGACAACCAGGAATATATAATTCCTGGCCTGAATGTAATCAACAGGTGCaaggatttaaggataatttatatcaagcctataatacaattgaagaagctgaaatagCATATGCTGAGTATGTAGAACGAATGATGAGGAATCTAAATGAGGCAAATCCAATACAACATATCACCGCACATACACGTGCCAACTTGAATAATGAGTGGCGTAATGGTTTTATAATCGGCTGTTTGTTTGGATTACTATCAATgggtgtatttacttatttggcatataagtagattattggtgtaaaatcaaatatatacatttgtatGGAGACAAGTATGTGAAATCGTACTTATCAAcaagtttttaattaaatatgatgttaactttatttatttgtacatatgatttaacatattataatatcattttaatttgttttgaaaaccatatattaacataatttgtgggtgtaaaaaaaaattacaatttaattacaatgtaaaaaaaaaattacaattacaaaatttcattacttaactttatttctcattaatttttatttataaaatattatgttataatttaattttcatttaattttaatattacaaattaatatagtttgtggatgtaataaaaatggtaaatgaaatatgtaaataaactttatatcaatttcCAATACTAATTAggtacattattttttattgtaattataattagaattttataatttttcttttaaaaaaattaaaaaattttaaaatagtccaatccagTCTAATCCTGCAACAAACATGGAACAGCTAGTCCATCGTTCAGTCCGGATCTATACCACACATAGGACTGCACTACtatatcctgtccgatccgatccgatccgaacctatccTATCCGATCCAGTCCGATCCGAACCTGTCCTGCGTACCAAACGCAtttgaactcatttccatggtccatttgccaagattcctcaTTCTTTGGGAGATACATTAACTTGGACTTTGATCGAGTATTGCAACAAGTTTTCTGACCACCGGTGACACTTTTGGACTGAGGTGAGTACGCCATCGCattccttatctcttgggctttccattgatataaagcttgtgaattttggaggtcgtttgataatttttctatttttggatcaattagttaaatatcagATAAATTTGGACTGTGTTGGgataaaattttgtcaaattggataaaattgaagttagatGAGTGAGATTAGATATTACTAGAACCCATTAGATGGTTCAATTTCTAAATATTAGCCTTTGAGGTGGTGTTTGTTACATGGGACTGGCCAGGACCGGATGGGTTTGAGTCCCAATCTGGTGTTTGGGAAGGAAAATGAAGGATGGGATAAATGTGTCCCGTTAGTCGAATTATCCGAAACGAGGGGGACAAAACTGACCCACCAAAACacctgggtcacttttgtcctgCCCTCTTTCCATGCTTTCAACCTGCCTCTCACCCGTTCGCCACTTCTTTTCGATTTGAAGCCATTCTTGACCTCGAAGACGTTTGAAGCCATTACTACCAGCACGCCAGCCACCGTCAAAGCTAACCCTAACTCTGCCGCCGGCGAAACCCATTTCAACCAGATTGTCTCTCCGAAACCGGCCTTCTCTCCCAACTCCGTGAAACGGTATcgtttggtacgcaggatagATCGACGAGCTCCAATCTGGAATCCACACCCTTTCTATCGTCGCCAAGAGTCCTCGCTCGAATCTCAACCCAAACGTCGACCAGAAAACTGGGTTTTGTGCTTAATTTGTCACTGTGAGTGGCCGAAATCTGTGCTTAATTTGtggtttattttgttatttagttttgaattattaaatttgtaatcgtATTTCAGCATTTCAGCATTTCAGCAACCGGCCTTCTCTCCCAACTCCGAAATTCCagcatttcatttctttttcccttgCCTTTCCCCAATCCCTCATTGCCCACTCTTCCACCGTGCTGATCCCCAAGGCCAGTGACCAAATCTAACAGGTAATTATTCATTCCCAATACTCCCTCTGTCTTTTGCTTGTTTCTTGCTAGCCTTCTGCTGAATGTACGCACTCACCATTCACGTTTCCATACATATAACGTTGTATTTTTCTGTACATAACGTCATAAATCACTCATTCTTTTGCTTAACACACCCATCACAGATTCATAGCCAGTGAatcaaaaattttcacaaaattttgaattataaagCTGCCTAGCATGATAAATATAAGCAAAATTAGGTCATTTTCTGTACAAATCCTTATGTTGGGGCACGTAAATATGATTATTCCAATTCCAGTCAATCATATATCTCTGTTCTTGCATCCAGGTTAGTGAATAGGCCATGGGAATTGGATCATTGAGATACGCCCAAAGTAGCCAAAAGTGTCAAGGCCAATCTTGTGGGCTTCATTGATTGGATTACTATCTGGCATTATTGTTTTGCGAAAATTTGAGTGGATCCCAAGTCCCATACCAACAATCTGCATTCTAACTTCCAAGTTTGCATATAGCTTTCAgagcaaatttattttttattttatttcaaccccccaccccaaaaaaaaaaaaaaatgaagaagaagaaagtgtgCATTGCTTTTCCCAAATTTTTAAAGCCATATCCCCAGTTTCTTTTTTCATTATCTCCTCGCATTTCTTGCCCTGTATGCagtattttggaaaaaaaaaaaagtatatattttccATAGAACATAAATGTTTAGGATATTGTATcgctataaataattttattttttattctgaaCATGAATAGAAAAACAAATCTTAAATATccatgtaatttaattttacttgTAAACTTGGCTTATATTTTCTCCTCATGTGTTCTatatttctagttttttttctttttccctgttTGCCCAAACCTTGtagataaacaataaaataattgataaaccACCAAATTGTCTCTACCAAGCGTTATACATGATTgctcttttaaataaaaaaatataggtcATATATATTCTGAGATACGATCTAATTACAAGAGTAGTTGTGTAGCTTTACAATAATCCACTTGCATTTTTATAGAAGATGTgactaatattaattaaaaagatatgaaatcaaagaaaatggggatgaatatatatatatatatatatatataaataaaggtgaatgacacccaaaaaaataaaataaataaataaaggtgaatgatattttcaaaattaagctgatctaataatatatttttttgtatccaaaaaaataatgccagattttttttttctgtatttattCAATTGTATTGGCAATAGCAGctcaatttattgtatttttgataatttttttttatttgttggttttttttcttttttgtagagATGGATAGAAGAAAATTAGTTGTGATTCAATCTTTTTGTTGGGGCtttatgtttatctttttttatgtacatgtatgtagcgtggcaaaggaaaaatgaaagacGTGTTAGGAATAGAATAACTAGGACTACCGAATTGCGTACGTCTTTTATAGATAGTTTGTTGGACAATGATGTCACTTGTATTAGTCAATTgaggatggataggagaacatttgttattttatgtcgGTTATTACGCCAAGATGGATATGTGAAAAGAGATGATActgttacattggaagagcaagtatgcatatttttgcacataattgctcatcatacaaAAAACCGTACAATTATCAGTCGATTCTATAGATCAGGGGAGACaattagtagatatttcaattcagtaTTGAATGGGGTGTTGCACTTACATTCCATTTTGTTGAGGCATCCTGAACCTGTGTTGGATAATTGCtcggatgatagatggaaaatgtttaaggtacGTATGTGGACTAGtttggttattaattttatagttagatGACTTGTAGCATATCTGACGTTAGTAAAATTGTTTGTGtcgtagaattgtttgggagcattagatggaacttatattaaggtgaaAGTACCTAAAATCGATAAGCCAAGATATCGAACAAGAAAGGGTGAGATCGCAACAAATGTCTTAGGTGTATGTAACccgaatatggaatttatatttgtattaccggGTTGGGAAGGCTCCGCTTCAGATTCCAGAGTACTTAGAGATGCAATAAGTAGGCCAAATGGACTAAAAGTACCAACCGGTAAGACCAATCCTTAAATATTTCATCGAGTGGATTAACATTGCATAAACTAATAGGAGAAATTTTTCTGTGttaggttgttattacttagtggatgctggttacacaaatggtgaaggatttcttgcaccatataggggaacaagatatcacctttccgaatggagagatggttgtgcacccataaatcatcaagagtatttcaacatgaagcatgcatcagctaggaatatcatagaaagatgctttggggttcttaaaatgcgatgggcaattttaagaagtccatctttCTACCCAATTGCAACACAAATCAAAACCATTACTGTATGTTGTCTGATACATAATCtgattagaagagaaatgacaCTCGATCCTGGAGAAGTCGAATATGATAGGATGGAAAATGTGgacattaatgaagaggaggacATTATAGGATCAATTGCTTCCTCAGATCAATGGACGAATTGGAGAGATGAGttagctaagcaaatgtttgGTGAGTGGAGAGGTGATCATGATTACTAGTTGATGgttatgtaaaaaattatgttctcactgcttatttaatattgtttgttaaatctTTTGGATAATATGTATGAAGGcaaacttatattatattaagtgcaacatttgagatttattgttattttgtttgcatcttttttttgataatattggAATCATGAAATGTTTACTTGAATAGCAATGGAAGCTGGAGGTAGCAGTAACGATAATAGGTGGGGTGAATCTAGGCGTACATGGAGTAGAGGTGAGGAAGAAGCTTTGCTGGTTCTTTTAGATGAagctgtagctagtgggcaacgtTGTGATACGGGAGCATTTAAACCTGGTACACTTAATATGATTGAGCGGCAACTGGCTGAAATGTGTCCTAACTCGGGATTGCGAGcaactccacatattgaatCGAAGCTAAAAAAGTGGAAGGAGCAATATGGCATCATATACGACATGCTgaacaaaagtggatttggatggaatgacactcttaaatgtgtggagATTGACAGTGACGATGCTTGGAAAacatatgtgcaggttttgacTTTGTTAGGAAAAATACCtttattgaattttgtgtttcttatcttaaatatataatatttttactaaatgatggctttttttattttagagtaatccaAGTGCAAAAAGTTGGAGAGATAAACCTTTCCCGATATATGAGaggcttgctaatatttttgggaaggatcgggcaacaggacatggagcacaaactccaattgatttagttaatgatataaatatggagCCTGACAATGACCAAATTGATGATGTGGGTTCTCCAATGTCTATGAATCAAACACATAGTCAACTGCCCACACAATCCCAATTAAGAGGTAAGAGGAAAGCTCAATCGAAGGATGTTGACATCGTTAGCGGGTTAAACAATGTATCTGATAAGTTTATAGATAAATTGGCTACACAGTTAGACAAGTTGGAGAAGTCTGATATCAACtatccacaatacttagctatggagcttgacagGTTAGGATTCCCTATTACtgacaatctcaaaatctctaaggcaatgagatcgGATCCATCGAACGTTGAGGTTTTCAAGATTATTAAAACCGATGCGcagaagattgaatttgctcgtggatttttggataactaaattagtattgttgtggattatatatttatggatatgtATGAGAGGATGACAACTATGAACATTTGGAATTGAAACTTATGGACATATATTGTAATGTATTGAATGTTGGtttctaattatgcatgtatggataattttattattatgtgttatgttttagaatattaacatgcactttattgatttggctagttgttattttgtttaataatttactatgttatattgtcatttattgttatatgcaggaatattgGATGGCAAAGAGAagggtttatgttgtgtttaaaggtagacaaccagggatatataattcttggtcaaaatgtcatcaacaagtgcacggatttacaaataatttatatcaagcctataatacaattgaagaagctgaaattgcGTATGTTGAGTTTGTAGAACAAACAATGAGGAATCGCAATGAAGCAAATCCGATACAAAATACCACCACCGTACATACACGTGCTCAATCTCACAACGAGTGGGGTAATGGTTTTGTATTAGGTTGTTTATTTGGCTTACTATCAATgggtttatttacttatttcttatataattagattatccttgtaaaatccaatatatatatacggatgtCATACTTGTTAAAAGTGTAACTACAtgtgacatttatttatatatctatatatctatatgtatgaattgaagatggatatatttatgctattaacaagttcttaattaaatattatgtcaattttttttatttgtatttaattgttattcatgattagtaattttattttaatcggttttgaaaacaatattttaagtagtttatgggtgttaaaaataaaattacaaatgtattataaatatcattaaattattattattattaattaattgaacatataaatatctatacaaaacatattaaatataagtaataataaaactttaattaaatataatatttaatgtttttgtaaatataaatataattttaaatcttttcatatataacaaaataaatactataattataaaataatccaatccagtccgatcctgcaccaaacatgggacaactagtccaacattcagtccagaactataccaaacacagtactgcactattcgatcctgtccgatccgaaccGATCCTGTCCTATCCGGACCTAGCCTGCGTACCAAACGAGCCCTGAGTGAAAAGttccaattttggatatcggATCCTAAGGGtatgcagtataattggaccgaTCAGTGTCcaatttgcttaattttataattgtacaaattaatttaagactttggttcatacaagtgtctttaTTTTAGTCATTGaagcctaagaaatattttataatattacaggcactcaagTTAAGCCTGGAGGCAATTCTGTAAAGGAGTAAGAATGAGTATCTGCAGTACAGTGAgtggttattttttaaaaatatttgggcatatactataatatatatggttcggttattttacatatatatattttgatataaatgattactttatgcatatatgaatatcagcatttacatatatgtgttattattttatatggattttgataagattttaaatggttccTAACTCTGataagttcatagtgaacttgtggatcatgttatttaaatattctggtatttgaattgaggttttaaattattttggaaaataattaaattgagaaagcaaattgaaaattatatgattttaagcatgttcaaatattttataattttatgtcgttaaaattggtttatggtgatatatatttcactgtgaaatttatggttttagcattaaatgatgatttgaaaattttgaaatatttaaataagcagttgagtttaaatattaaattatgatttatgatacaatattgtttggaaaagatCATTTTACAGATACtgcattgttatttttaattaatgtaccatataatactaatatttcggatcagtattatattgtAGTCCGCCCGGTTTGCCATGGTattgtgaggttgggttcatctcgacgatttattattgccacggaagGTGAGGTTGAGTTTATcctgatggtttattattgctacAGTGCTGTGAGGTTAGGTTCACCTGAtggttattattgccatggactaTGAGGTTGGACATGTTCCAACGATTTATTATTTCTACGATACTTTTCGTATATTGAGGGTCATAAGGTGGGTGTATTACACAGTTTATCgtttggtatatcgtatggatGTTTTGAGTATATTGTTAGTTTGCAAATATGGTGGTTATTActacactttcataattatttgtaacattatattttcattcactttataccttttgagcggcgattttatgatattaaattgggatacaagtttgggttttatgaaatgatttttaaccggggaacttttcaaacgagtggaacaagaggttttgagagaaagttttatggaaataaattattatttttctattatattatgccactcattgagattttcttatctcacgttttatttgttttaaattcattcccctaggtccagacAATTAGTAGCAGTCTATCTCGCACATTGCTTGTTATTTCGTGCTTCCCACCGCAGTAGTAGTACTTGTCTTTCTCTGTTATCTTTATCATTCTACACTTAATtgtatcagtttttttttttttttaattttgtaagtaCTCTTAGAATACTTTAATCTAGTTATAGGACACAATATTAaccatattatatacatgtgtagttatggccttgGTACGATAGGCTGGTTGTGAACTTTAGTTGTGAACTTTTATACTGttgtggttatatatatatatatatattgaggtattattgttaatgcATGTTGTTTCATTGTCCATGTTTTAAGAGGGTTCTATTGGAAATTTTCTAAAGATTGTTCAGTAGGACTTCACTAGGTGGGACTACCCAGGAGATCCTGAAAGGATTCTTGGGGCGGATCCTGTCAAGAGCTCTGCTTTGGTTGCAGTAGCAAAAGAAAATAGCCAGACAAACTCACAACCGGACGGTTGATCCACTACTGATCTGAACCTAGGAGGATGGAttgggaaaaaaggaaaaaactaaTGCGATGCTAATCATCTAAGTGAATAGCACCCAtctaattactaaaaataatattagataaacaaaaataaataaataaaatagaatagaataactaaataaatcaataaattgataagtgaataaataaattaattaaataaaaaaaatcaatatgtgGGAAATCAAGAATTTAGTAATGGCCAAagtaaattaagaaatttaagaaaatatttagaattatgattttctcttaaaacccttaCTAATTCACTCCATTTGAAAGGCtctcctatttcaaaattattttcagaaAAATCCATAATCATGTATacctcaaatatttaaatattgctttttggaaaataaaaataaaaaataacataatataaagtgaaataaaacaaagtttaaataagattaaaatggaataaaatattatttagataaatgtcccaaaaaatatttgttttatgtaaaattaatacaaaaataaaataatatgatataataaatattatattcaaacaattaaataaatttaataaatgagcaattaaacaatttaaaaacatattttaaataaacaaatatattctaaaaacattttaaaaacatgTATTAGGTGTTTACCTGATGCATCACACCATATTTTAACTGATGTCAAGTGGAACTTGATGTCTCAAGCATCCTCTAACAAGGAGAAAAGGAGAGATACCTACAATTGAATACCTTGGCATCTCAAGGCGCCAATGCTAATAATATGTTATCTTAAAGCCAAAGGAAGGACGGTTAATGCTAACTATGTAAAATACCTCCAACCCTCTCCCACTTTACTCCAGTAGGATGACTAAATAATACCTACACACTAATGAATAAACATGATAGTTTAGAACACTAATATTGTAAGATGTATCTAAAGATAACATAAATGTATAGTTTATAACAATAccttttttataacttttaccAAGTTATTTAAACccatataaacaatttaatttattaaaattacaaCTTGAACTAATATACATtacaaagtatatatatagatatatattttttccattaaaataaattttttatagtagTCAACCAACAattttacgaaaatatatatggaaatatatTTGTGACGTTCACATAAGtgacaatttcttttttaattaaacaacaCAATATTATGCAATAATTCATATGATGTTTTAtgtaattaacccaaaaataaattttataaaatgtacCACTCACCTAAAAATACGAGTCACTACATGTCCTCCATAGGATCCGTTCCTCATTTCACAGGTacctaaaatttcaataaaaatacaatatccattaagataatatttttatcGGGTATTTTATACACAACTTACCTAGGGATTGAagacaaacattaacc contains the following coding sequences:
- the LOC125423312 gene encoding uncharacterized protein LOC125423312 — translated: MSFLNSLLDNDVNCISQLRMDRRTFDTLCQLLDHDGYVKSDGIVTLQEQVCIFLHIIAHHTKNRTIITRFFRSGETISRYFNSVLHGVLRLHKILLSPPKPISDNCLDDRWKVFKNCLGALDGTYIKVNVPEIDKPRYRTRKDSRVLRDALSRPNGLRVPTEMEVGGSSHDIRGIESRRTWSKGEEDALLLILYEVVASGQRCDTGSFKPGTITMIERRVAEICPNSGLRANPHIESKLKKWKKQYGIIYDMLNKSGFGWNDSLKCVDVDSDEVWKAYVQVLKLWTSVFIEFFHLIYEVMFFYSWQRKNERRVRNRITRTTELRTSFIDSLLDNDVTCISQLRMDRRTFVILCRLLRQDGYVKRDDTVTLEEQNCLGALDGTYIKVKVPKIDKPRYRTRKGEIATNVLGVCNPNMEFIFVLPGWEGSASDSRVLRDAISRPNGLKVPTAMEAGGSSNDNRWGESRRTWSRGEEEALLVLLDEAVASGQRCDTGAFKPGTLNMIERQLAEMCPNSGLRATPHIESKLKKWKEQYGIIYDMLNKSGFGWNDTLKCVEIDSDDAWKTYVQSNPSAKSWRDKPFPIYERLANIFGKDRATGHGAQTPIDLVNDINMEPDNDQIDDVGSPMSMNQTHSQLPTQSQLRVRQVGEV